The nucleotide sequence AGCGATTGGGTACCAGTGATTCCGAGGTCCTGTCCATCGCCCAACAATTTTTGATGCAAGAACTCGGCGATGTGCGTTCTCAACTCATCTCCATTCAGCTGCGAAAATGGACCGCTCAAGCCACCCTGCGGTCACTTGACGCGATGGACCTGCAGACCGAACACACCACAGAGAAAGATGAAGAGGTACCGCTGGACGAAGTGCAGGCGGCATTATTGAACGATCCGATCTATGTCGAATTAATGAGAGATCGGCTTAACGCTTTTCGACTTCAATCGGAAGCGGAATCGGCGATGAAGGAAACGGGCAAAACATCAACCTTTCACGAATTGCGTGGTTTTGTAGATTCGGAACTTGAATCCCGCAAGCAACAAATCCAGGACGAACTTAAAGAACTGGCGCCTCTGCGACGAAGCCAACAGGAATTTCGGACACGGCAGGAACGGGAACAGGAGAGATCTCGTATTGCCGCTGAAGTCGAAGTTCTGGATCAACTGGAGAATCAACTCCAAACACAAGCAGATACGCTAAAGAAGGAATTTGGAAGCATTGGAAATCAGTCCGTTGACATCGAGATGATGCGACGCGAGATATCTCAGCTGGACGAGGTCCTAGGAGTTATTGCGCAGCAACGTGAGCAATTGCGAGTGGAATTGCGATCCCGGCCCAGAGTGGAGGTACTGCAGCGTGCGGAGGAAGCAGAGCCGAGCGGCAGCATGAAGCGTGTCGCCCTAGCTGGTATGGGAAGCCTGGCAGGGCTAATCATCCCGCTGGGGCTGTGCATTGGATTTGACCTGCTACAGAATCGGGTGAATTCAGCGGCCAGCCTCGGTCAGAAGACAGGAATTCGGTTGCTCAGCTCTATTCCCCTCGTGCCGATTCGAAGTATCGGCGGGAAGAATCGCCGTTCCAAACGCAGCCTTTTCTGGCAACACCGGCTTTCAGAGTCCATGAAGCGACTTGCCAGTCGTATTAACAACAGCCTTCCGTCAAACCGCGGACAAATGCTGATCGTCACCAGTGCGAACAGAAACGAGGGCAGAACGACCGTCTCAACACAATTGGCAACTGCTTTGGCCAAAAGTGGGCGTAACGTACTTCTTGTCGACGCCGACTTTCGCAAACCTGCTATACATCGCGTCTATGGTGTTCCCCAGTCACCGGGACTTTCCGAAGTGTTCCGTGGCGAAGTCGAAGCACACACCGTCGTCCACAAGACGGAACAAGACCGGCTGCAAGCCCTGACAGTCGGGGCGCCCTGCGAGACAACCCTTCAAATTCTCGCTCAAGACAAACTGTCGTCACATCTTAAAGAAATTCGAACTCTCGCGGACATCGTTGTCGTCGATGGGGGCCCCGTCCTCAGTGCCGCAGACATGGAATGCGTCAGTCCACATGTCGATGGTGTCGTCATCGTCGCTCGTCGTGACGTCTCACGCGTTGGCGACATCCAGGTGGCTATCGATCACCTCCGAATGGCGGAGACCCACGTCTGCGGCGCCGTGGTTGTAGAACCGCTTAAAAGCGATGCGAAACCCGGGAAACACGCCGACCTTGGCACGTCCCCTGGCCGTCGTCACGTAGACACATCCCGAAGAGAAGCGCCGGCATAAAGTTGTTGAAATCAGTGAACCATTCGAAAGATGCCAACATGGCATCCTTCGAATCTTCAAGTCTCAAGAGGCAATCGATGGGAATGGTAAGTCGTGCTGTGATCGTATGCTTGGTTTTGGTTTGCGGGCATTTTGTTGTGGAGTATGTCAAAGATGGATACTCGTTTGGCAAAGTGGTTCCACCCACGACCGACCTAAAGGATAGCCCGCTGACATTCGCCGGTTGGCAGGGCGAAGACCTCCCCGAGGATCCAAGACTCCGCGAAATCCTGTGTGCCAAATCTGGCATCGACCGTCTATATCGAAAACGTGATGGATCGCGGGTCCTAATTCATGGTGTCTGGACAGACGACTACCTGAAATTGCACTTTCCGCAGCAGTGCTATCGAGAATCGGGATGGGAGCAAGTGGATTCGATCGACGTGAAGCTAAATCCGAAGGACTTTGATAACTTCACCGGACGGATCATCACGTTCGCGCAGGGTGACCGCAAAATCCAAGTACTCTACTGGTTCCAGCTTGGCCCATACACTTTTCTTGACCGATTCCAGCATCGCATGTTACGCCGCCAAGTGTGCTGGGGACAAAAGGAGTGGCCGCCGCTAATGAAGTTCATGCTTGAAACACCATACGATCCGGTGCGACGTTCCGGCGAATCGCTCGTGGAGTTCGCGGAACAGTTCTATTGCCACGCAATGGAATCCGAAGAAAGCTGAATCGCTGACAATTCTGGATCGAGCAAAAAGCACCTACAGCATGGCTTCCAAATTGCAAACGATGGAAGAACCGAGAGACGTAGCGCAGCACTTTCTGGTAAGGCACCGACAGATCTTGCTGCCACTGTTGCATGTCGGAATTTTCTCTGCCACGTACCTTTCGGCGTTTCTCTTGCGTTTTGATTTCAATATCCCTTCCACCTTCGTTGTGTCCATTAAGGCGACCCTTCCGGCGGTCGTGATGATCAAGTTGATCGTGTTCGCGATTTCCGGACAACTCAGTGGCTGGTGGCGAACTCTCGCGTTTCGAGACCTATTGGGGGTTTCGCTTGCAAGTGTCTTGTCACTTGCGACCTTGGGTGCAGCGGCATATTTCTCCAACAGCATTACAGTTCCGCAAAGCGTACTCGTCCTTGATGCCTTGCTCACCCTGCTGTTCATTGGCGGTCTACGGTCCAGTATTCGCACCTTTGCTGAGTTCGTTCAGCCGGTTTTGGCTACCAACAGGTATAAACGTGCTGCATTGCTGGGCACCGACGAAGAAACGATTTTCCTGGCAAGTCAAATTCAGTCACACGGCAGACTTTCACTTAACGTCTGCGGGCTCATTTCCATCTCTCCACAAAAGAGGAACAAGCATCTTCCAAGCGGGCTCGCGATACTTGGAAACTTGCGAGAACTTCGCAACGTGATCCAAGACAGCCGTATCGAGACCCTGCTAGTTCATACGGAGATCCTTGACGGCCGTGATATGCGATGGGTAATGGATGAATGCAATGCACTCGGCACGCAGCTACAAATCGTCCCTCGCTTCGAAGATCGAATGCATGGCAAAGGAAAAATTCCGACTCGCGAGATTCGCATCGACGATCTCTTGCGTCGCGATGAAGCAAAGCTTGACCTTCAAAGTATTGCCGAGATCGTGTCAGGAAAGTGTGTCTTGGTAACCGGTGCTGGCGGCAGTATTGGATCAGAGATTTGCCGTCAATTGATTCGCTTTGAACCCAAACAGCTGATACTGCTGGGGCGCGGCGAGAATCGCATCTATCACATCGAGCAAGAGTTGCGACACCAAGTAACAGCGACAAAACTAGAACCGGTGATCGCCGACATTCGAGATGCGCACACGATACAAGCGGTCTTTGAACAATACCGACCCGACTGTGTGTTCCATGCGGCTGCCCACAAGCACGTTCCGCTCATGGAGCGAAGTATCCGCGAGGCCATTGTCAATAATGTGGTTGGCACCCGGACGGTATGCGATGCGGCGGATCGTTTTGGCGTGTCCCGCTTCGTGATGATCTCGAGCGACAAAGCGGTCCATCCCACAAGCGTCATGGGCGCGTCAAAGCGGGCTGCTGAAATGTACGTCCAGTGCATCTCACGTCGATCAAGTACGCGGTTTATGACGGTGCGATTTGGGAACGTCCTGGGATCCGCCGGGAGCGTTGTTCCGTTATTCAAAAGGCAAATTGCCGAAGGCGGTCCGATCACGGTTACTGACGCTCGAATGACTCGATTTTTCATGACGATCCCCGAGGCTTCTCAACTGGTCCTGCAGGCGTCCACACTCGGAAAAGGCGGCGACTTGTTTGTCCTCGATATGGGATCGCCCATACGCATCGTCGACCTCGCGAAAGACATGATCCGACTGTCCGGGTTGCCCGAGAACGCGATTGAAATCGTCTTCACCGGCGTGCGTCCTGGGGAAAAGATGCATGAAGAGTTGGCTGACGACGATGGGATGATTTCGCCCACAAGCCATCCCAAAATCATGTCGATCCAGCCAGTCCCGGTCGATGAAGTCGCCTTCAAAGAAGCCGTAAAGAAGATGCTTGAATACGAAGGCGATCCAAGTCTCGTTCGACAAAAACTACTTCGAATCGACGAAGTAAGATTTGCTGATTCAAAATTCGAAAAGATTCATTCGTAACGACCCACTAGAGAAAGCAACGAGCACTATCGAACCACAGATCAAAACTAATGCAGAGGAATTTCGGTCTGCCGTCGTCAATCTGGCGGAAATTTTCGGCATGATCGGCCTTGTTTGTGCTGGCCTTCCTCTGATTGATGCATTTGTCAAATCGGGCTTTCGTTATCAGTGGCTTAACGCTGATCCGAAGAAGGTCGAACTCCTGAATTCAGACCAGAACTATGCTGAAAAATATGATTCCGACGCGATTAAAGAGCAATTTCCGTACAAGACATTATGGGACGCCGACAGATATGTCGGCGATTGACAAGTTGATGAAGTCTTTGTCGTTGTTCCCACGCCGCTTTTGGATTGCCGTGATCCCGACCAAACCCAGAATGAATCCACGACGCGAGTGACCACGAAACGTCTTCTTGAGGGGCATCTGATTGTCCTGGAAAGCACAACCCTTCCGACGACCACTCGAGATGCCATGGTTCACTTTCCTGAGAAAAACACGAAGGGGTTGAACAGCGTAGAAGATTGCTTCGTCGCCTATAGTCCTGAACGGGACGATTTAGGAAATCCAGTTTATGCATCTACCAATATCCTAAAGGTTGTCGTTGGCTTCGACGCGACCAGCCGAGAACTGGCGTGTGCACTGTGAGCGCATGCCGTCGTAGGTGTCGTTCCCGTCGATTCAATCGAGATTGCAGAGGCCTTCAACATCTTCGAAAACACCTACCGGGCGGTGAACATCGGACTGGTGAATGAATTGAAGGCACTGTTCGATTCGATGGGCAGATACGTTTGGTCTGTCATCGATGCAGCCAAGACCAAGCCCCTTGGCTTTCAAACACCTTTTTTGGGGTCCATCCGGGAAGCCTGTGGGTTCGGGTGAATCTTCCGGCAAAGAGAGCACGGATGCGGGAAACTAAATTTTTGCTATAGACCCTCGGTCTCGAAGATACGTGGTTCGTCGCGCACGTCATGCTTTCCACCGAATCTAGCAAAATGATGTATTTGTCGAGCATCCCGAAAGCACTACTGGCGTGCTCCCCAAAAACTGGTCCATGAGTTATGAGAGTGTACCGGCCAATAACGGCCAAGGAGACTCTCGAGATGAAACAAGCACGAAAGCGACGTAAGCCCGAACAGATCGTCAAGGCGATCGCCGAGGGTGAAGCCATGTTGGCCGCCGGCAAGAGCCTGGCGGAGGTGTACCAGAAGCTTGGGATTGTTGAATCGACCTGGATGCGATGGAAGAAGCAGTACGGCGGCATGAAGTCCGATGAGGCTCGACGGCTTCGCGAACTCGAAATCGAGAACCAGAAGCTCAAAGAACTGCTGGCCGAAGCAGAACTCGATAAGCGAATGCTCAAGGTGATCGCTGAGGGAAACTTCTAAGCCCGACGCGTCGCCGTGAAGCAGCCTGCAAGTTGCAGAGTTGCTTCGGCGTCTTGGAGCGTCGGGCTTGCAGAACGCTCGGCCAATCGCGAAGTAGCCAACGATACCGGCCAAACACAAAAGAAGACGAACCACGTCTGGTTGCTCGAATACTGGAACTCGTCCGCGAGTTTCCTCGCTATGGCTATCGACGCATCACTCGTCTTCTGCGGCAGGAAGGCTGGCGTGTGAACTTCAAACGAATCCACCGACTCTGGAAACAACAAGGTCTCAAGGTGCCGGTCAAAAAGGCGAAAAAGCGACGATTGGGCAACTCCGAAGGCGGCGTCATTCGTCGATCGGCCGAGTACCCCAATCACGTTTGGTCGGTCGACTTCATCTTTGATCGAACCGAAGACGGTCGCTCGTTGAAGATCCTCTCTCTGATCGACGAGTTCACTCGTGAGTGCATTGCACTG is from Crateriforma conspicua and encodes:
- a CDS encoding IS3 family transposase (programmed frameshift), with the translated sequence MKQARKRRKPEQIVKAIAEGEAMLAAGKSLAEVYQKLGIVESTWMRWKKQYGGMKSDEARRLRELEIENQKLKELLAEAELDKRMLKVIAGGKLLSPTRRREAACKLQSCFGVLERRACRTLGQSRSSQRYRPNTKEDEPRLVARILELVREFPRYGYRRITRLLRQEGWRVNFKRIHRLWKQQGLKVPVKKAKKRRLGNSEGGVIRRSAEYPNHVWSVDFIFDRTEDGRSLKILSLIDEFTRECIALEVGRKFTGDDLVALLSDLFVSRGIPSFIRSDNGPEFISKAVRSFLDFIEVGTSYIEPGSPWQNGYVESFHSRLRDECLSCELFSSLSEAQSIIESWRQTYNHRRPHSGIGGMAPADFASQWATSASFAALPSRKQPTVESFNQPVLS
- a CDS encoding exosortase-associated EpsI family protein; translated protein: MVSRAVIVCLVLVCGHFVVEYVKDGYSFGKVVPPTTDLKDSPLTFAGWQGEDLPEDPRLREILCAKSGIDRLYRKRDGSRVLIHGVWTDDYLKLHFPQQCYRESGWEQVDSIDVKLNPKDFDNFTGRIITFAQGDRKIQVLYWFQLGPYTFLDRFQHRMLRRQVCWGQKEWPPLMKFMLETPYDPVRRSGESLVEFAEQFYCHAMESEES
- a CDS encoding GumC family protein, whose amino-acid sequence is MSIPLAAVFGTAAFLSQSPKYTSSALLQLSSTDNSLVFDGDGEDSEFELFQGTQRELVKSRLVMTAALRDPTLSDSRVVREEEFPVEWMLENIKVDTPKQTEIMTISTSEIDPEEAIELVNSVVDAFLVQVVNRERSTRQARLDSIERVFDEKDAELRRKRRDLKSLAERLGTSDSEVLSIAQQFLMQELGDVRSQLISIQLRKWTAQATLRSLDAMDLQTEHTTEKDEEVPLDEVQAALLNDPIYVELMRDRLNAFRLQSEAESAMKETGKTSTFHELRGFVDSELESRKQQIQDELKELAPLRRSQQEFRTRQEREQERSRIAAEVEVLDQLENQLQTQADTLKKEFGSIGNQSVDIEMMRREISQLDEVLGVIAQQREQLRVELRSRPRVEVLQRAEEAEPSGSMKRVALAGMGSLAGLIIPLGLCIGFDLLQNRVNSAASLGQKTGIRLLSSIPLVPIRSIGGKNRRSKRSLFWQHRLSESMKRLASRINNSLPSNRGQMLIVTSANRNEGRTTVSTQLATALAKSGRNVLLVDADFRKPAIHRVYGVPQSPGLSEVFRGEVEAHTVVHKTEQDRLQALTVGAPCETTLQILAQDKLSSHLKEIRTLADIVVVDGGPVLSAADMECVSPHVDGVVIVARRDVSRVGDIQVAIDHLRMAETHVCGAVVVEPLKSDAKPGKHADLGTSPGRRHVDTSRREAPA
- a CDS encoding polysaccharide biosynthesis protein, with amino-acid sequence MASKLQTMEEPRDVAQHFLVRHRQILLPLLHVGIFSATYLSAFLLRFDFNIPSTFVVSIKATLPAVVMIKLIVFAISGQLSGWWRTLAFRDLLGVSLASVLSLATLGAAAYFSNSITVPQSVLVLDALLTLLFIGGLRSSIRTFAEFVQPVLATNRYKRAALLGTDEETIFLASQIQSHGRLSLNVCGLISISPQKRNKHLPSGLAILGNLRELRNVIQDSRIETLLVHTEILDGRDMRWVMDECNALGTQLQIVPRFEDRMHGKGKIPTREIRIDDLLRRDEAKLDLQSIAEIVSGKCVLVTGAGGSIGSEICRQLIRFEPKQLILLGRGENRIYHIEQELRHQVTATKLEPVIADIRDAHTIQAVFEQYRPDCVFHAAAHKHVPLMERSIREAIVNNVVGTRTVCDAADRFGVSRFVMISSDKAVHPTSVMGASKRAAEMYVQCISRRSSTRFMTVRFGNVLGSAGSVVPLFKRQIAEGGPITVTDARMTRFFMTIPEASQLVLQASTLGKGGDLFVLDMGSPIRIVDLAKDMIRLSGLPENAIEIVFTGVRPGEKMHEELADDDGMISPTSHPKIMSIQPVPVDEVAFKEAVKKMLEYEGDPSLVRQKLLRIDEVRFADSKFEKIHS